One window of Mucilaginibacter inviolabilis genomic DNA carries:
- a CDS encoding SusC/RagA family TonB-linked outer membrane protein: MTKKILSSNRLRKAVNRIVIITGFLSVCFFKTSAVIHSIQDLDTPISLKVTNMPVKNVLKQINKAIKLSFVFSNEIVTDQTVTIDVKNEKLSLVLSKIFDPLGMEYQLSGNMILIEKKQTSAIQVIQKNLAQQVSGRVTDNTGPLPGVTVRIKGATIATSTSADGRYSINVPDGNTVLIFSSIGYLTQEIVVGNRKTIDVRLQEESSKLNEVIVTALGISRQRKALAYSVTEVKGDEFTQARENNVANALTGKVAGVNATGLSTGPGGSSRVIIRGNGSLGGGNQPLYVINGMPLENSVPGGSATTNGSAGNVDRGDGIAGINPDDIESISVLKGGTAAALYGARAANGVILITTKKGRAQKGIGVDYNSSYTMETPAVFPDWQYEYGQGDNGVKPTTQGEAIQTGRRSFGAKIDGSPYVAADGLTHPYSAQKDNIKNFYQTGSTFTNTLAFTGGTEAINYRFSASDLNSKSILPNTDYNRKTGNLSLNSKLGKRINLEALAQYNVENAHNRATAGDALGNPNWTPYMIANTADIRWLKPGYDANGNEIAWNDASIASNSYFVVNKFKENDIKNRFIGQAGLTYEIVKNLSLKGVVSRDFYSYNYKYILPTGTLYVPNGQYSELKVDASETNGLLTLNYNGKVTKDFALTAFVGGNQQRSVYNESNITGSNYIIPYFYSSTNLSTISTTPTNNKTAINSLMGSADIAYKNFAYLTVTGRQDWFSTLSPKNNSLFYPSVGGSFVLSEAFKLPQVISYAKLRASYAQVGGGAPSPYQINQAFIMVPSSGQPIQNVSSTTISNSTLRPYTSTTTEGGIEARLFNNRLSFDVTLYNRKTTNDIVSTAISGTTGYNNVVLNVGELSNKGIEVLLSGSPVKAGSFSWNTSYNFAYNKNEVVRLAAGLNQIQMASSVNGWAYINNIVGQSYGSIVGTRILKNANGQTVFNATTGLPVATGLQTLGKGVAPITMGWSNDFRYKRFSLNVLLDGKFGNKIFSLMEVYGTRLGLMKTTLPGRENGLQLSGVDQAGNPYSRTVPVSNLRSYYDNYKSYSELFLHDGGFVKLRQVIFSYNIPADLLKAINVQNASVSFVARNLLTIYKQTDNFDPESSFTNGSSQGFESFGLPRTRSYGLNLMVKF; the protein is encoded by the coding sequence ACGGTTACCATCGATGTAAAAAACGAAAAACTGAGCCTGGTATTATCCAAGATATTTGATCCCCTGGGCATGGAATATCAACTATCGGGCAATATGATCCTGATCGAAAAAAAGCAGACCTCAGCTATTCAGGTAATTCAAAAAAACCTGGCCCAGCAAGTGTCTGGCAGGGTTACTGATAATACCGGTCCGCTGCCCGGGGTAACCGTGCGGATTAAAGGAGCCACAATTGCAACCAGCACCAGCGCCGATGGAAGATATAGTATTAATGTACCCGATGGTAATACAGTGCTTATATTTTCATCAATAGGGTACCTGACCCAGGAAATTGTGGTTGGAAACCGTAAAACCATCGATGTTCGGCTGCAGGAAGAATCAAGTAAGCTCAATGAGGTGATTGTTACCGCTTTGGGTATATCGCGCCAGCGCAAAGCCCTGGCTTATTCTGTTACCGAAGTAAAGGGTGATGAATTTACACAGGCCCGCGAAAACAATGTGGCTAATGCGCTTACCGGTAAAGTTGCTGGTGTAAATGCCACTGGGCTGTCAACAGGCCCGGGTGGGTCAAGCAGGGTTATTATCCGTGGTAATGGCTCTTTGGGAGGCGGCAATCAGCCCCTGTATGTAATTAACGGAATGCCGCTGGAGAACTCGGTGCCTGGTGGCAGTGCCACAACCAATGGCAGTGCCGGTAACGTTGACCGCGGCGATGGTATCGCCGGGATCAACCCCGATGATATTGAATCTATCAGCGTACTAAAAGGTGGTACAGCGGCTGCGCTTTATGGCGCAAGAGCTGCTAACGGTGTTATATTAATTACCACCAAAAAAGGTCGCGCGCAAAAAGGTATCGGCGTTGATTATAATTCCTCTTATACTATGGAAACCCCCGCAGTTTTTCCCGACTGGCAATATGAATATGGGCAGGGCGATAACGGTGTAAAGCCAACTACACAAGGCGAGGCTATCCAAACAGGCCGCCGCTCTTTCGGGGCAAAGATAGATGGCTCACCATACGTTGCTGCGGATGGATTGACACACCCCTATAGTGCGCAGAAAGATAATATCAAAAACTTTTATCAAACCGGCTCTACATTTACCAATACGCTGGCTTTTACCGGCGGTACCGAAGCTATTAATTACCGTTTCTCCGCTTCGGATCTTAATAGTAAAAGTATACTCCCTAATACGGATTATAACCGTAAAACCGGCAACCTGAGCCTTAACAGTAAGTTGGGCAAACGAATCAACCTGGAGGCGCTGGCACAGTACAACGTTGAAAACGCGCATAACAGAGCTACTGCAGGCGATGCTTTAGGAAATCCCAACTGGACACCTTATATGATTGCCAATACGGCCGATATAAGGTGGTTAAAACCCGGTTATGATGCCAACGGTAATGAAATTGCCTGGAACGATGCCTCTATTGCATCAAACAGCTACTTTGTGGTTAACAAGTTTAAGGAAAATGACATCAAGAACAGGTTCATCGGGCAGGCGGGCCTTACCTACGAGATTGTTAAAAACCTATCCTTAAAAGGCGTGGTAAGCCGCGACTTTTATTCCTACAATTACAAATATATCCTGCCTACAGGTACCTTGTATGTCCCCAACGGGCAGTACAGCGAACTGAAAGTTGACGCTTCCGAAACTAACGGATTATTAACACTTAACTACAATGGCAAAGTAACCAAGGATTTTGCTTTAACAGCCTTTGTTGGCGGCAATCAGCAGCGTTCTGTTTATAATGAAAGCAACATCACGGGTAGCAATTATATCATTCCTTATTTCTACAGTTCAACTAATCTTTCAACCATTTCAACTACGCCCACCAATAACAAAACAGCCATCAATTCATTAATGGGATCGGCTGATATTGCTTACAAGAATTTTGCTTATCTAACCGTAACCGGTCGCCAGGATTGGTTTTCAACACTGAGCCCAAAGAATAATAGTCTTTTTTATCCTTCGGTTGGTGGTAGCTTTGTACTTTCGGAGGCATTTAAGTTGCCGCAGGTGATCAGCTATGCCAAACTACGGGCTTCCTATGCACAGGTGGGTGGTGGTGCACCAAGTCCATACCAGATCAATCAGGCATTTATTATGGTGCCAAGTTCAGGTCAGCCCATACAAAATGTTTCCAGTACAACCATTTCCAATTCAACGCTTCGTCCATATACGTCCACCACAACAGAAGGAGGTATTGAGGCACGCTTGTTTAACAACCGGTTAAGTTTTGATGTGACCCTGTATAACCGTAAAACCACCAATGATATTGTTTCAACAGCTATCTCTGGAACCACAGGCTACAACAACGTGGTCTTAAATGTAGGCGAGCTGAGCAACAAAGGTATTGAGGTGTTACTCAGCGGCTCCCCTGTAAAAGCCGGCAGTTTTAGCTGGAATACCAGTTATAACTTTGCTTATAACAAAAATGAAGTGGTAAGGCTGGCCGCGGGTCTTAATCAAATCCAGATGGCCTCATCGGTTAATGGTTGGGCATATATTAACAATATAGTTGGCCAGTCATATGGTTCAATAGTAGGCACCCGTATCCTGAAAAATGCTAATGGTCAAACCGTATTTAATGCTACTACCGGTTTACCTGTTGCCACAGGCCTGCAAACCCTGGGCAAGGGCGTTGCACCGATAACCATGGGTTGGTCTAATGACTTTCGCTACAAGCGGTTCTCCTTAAATGTACTGCTTGACGGTAAGTTCGGCAATAAGATATTCTCATTAATGGAGGTTTATGGTACCCGTTTAGGTTTAATGAAAACAACCTTGCCGGGCAGAGAAAACGGTTTGCAATTGAGCGGTGTTGACCAGGCCGGTAACCCATATTCCAGAACAGTACCTGTATCAAACCTGCGCAGTTATTATGACAATTATAAGTCCTACTCAGAATTGTTTTTGCACGATGGTGGCTTTGTAAAACTTCGTCAGGTTATATTCAGCTATAACATTCCGGCCGATCTCCTGAAAGCTATCAACGTTCAAAACGCCTCTGTATCATTTGTTGCGCGTAACCTGCTAACTATTTATAAGCAAACGGACAATTTCGACCCGGAATCGAGCTTTACCAATGGCTCCAGTCAGGGTTTCGAATCATTCGGTCTGCCCAGAACAAGAAGCTATGGATTAAATCTCATGGTTAAATTTTAA
- a CDS encoding SusD/RagB family nutrient-binding outer membrane lipoprotein has protein sequence MKKYFIPRLIVLLSIVCIGLQGCDKNFEAINTNPNSSANPTPAFVFTKAVLDGAGDVQVLLQGTMQYTTSYNDVAGFGAKYVLSQSSQSWVVFNTAYPKEINEISQVITSVKSNPDQVNLLSAARIWRAYCFSRITDLYGDIPYSQAGKGYTDAIYMPAYDEQKNIYADMLKELDEAAAAFNAAKPTFGAADLIYNGDVTKWKKFAYSLMLRCAMRMTKVDIAGAETWARKAIAGGVITADADIAKVNGYVSAGQDINKNPLALNMLNADYIGANGTSNPEGGKYQDVFINYLKTNKDPRLAAVSVVWLNKVADTTAAIQKGMSSSLSAKPADAVFVTYSEPNPNTILQLNSPYLLLTNAETNFLLAEAALRGWYTTSSASTLYENGISASMRQWALFGAQGVISTNQIQTYLSYHRLNTTASFNAQMEQIYTQFWVGVFPNSQEVFASYRRTGYPALVPNNYVGNATGGKIFRRMLYPTTEQNLNTANYNAAIARQGPDEFLTRMWWDRP, from the coding sequence ATGAAAAAATATTTTATTCCCAGATTGATAGTCTTACTATCGATAGTCTGTATTGGCTTGCAAGGGTGCGACAAAAATTTTGAGGCGATCAATACCAATCCCAACTCATCTGCTAACCCTACACCTGCTTTTGTATTTACCAAAGCCGTATTAGATGGAGCCGGCGATGTTCAGGTGCTACTGCAAGGTACCATGCAGTATACCACTAGTTATAATGATGTGGCCGGATTTGGCGCCAAGTACGTGCTGAGCCAGAGCTCACAGTCATGGGTAGTGTTTAACACTGCTTATCCTAAAGAGATTAACGAGATAAGCCAGGTAATTACGTCGGTTAAAAGCAATCCGGATCAAGTTAATTTGTTGTCTGCAGCCAGGATATGGCGTGCTTACTGCTTTAGCCGCATTACAGATCTGTACGGTGATATTCCATATTCTCAGGCAGGCAAAGGATATACCGATGCTATTTACATGCCTGCATATGATGAACAGAAAAATATTTATGCCGATATGTTAAAAGAACTGGACGAGGCCGCCGCAGCTTTTAATGCCGCTAAACCAACATTTGGCGCCGCAGACCTGATTTATAACGGCGATGTAACTAAATGGAAAAAGTTTGCCTACTCCCTGATGTTGCGCTGCGCTATGCGCATGACCAAAGTAGATATTGCCGGTGCCGAAACATGGGCACGCAAAGCCATCGCCGGTGGTGTGATCACTGCTGATGCAGATATAGCTAAAGTAAACGGTTATGTTTCTGCCGGGCAGGATATCAACAAAAACCCACTTGCCCTCAATATGCTTAACGCTGATTATATAGGCGCAAATGGTACCAGTAACCCCGAAGGCGGCAAATACCAGGATGTGTTTATTAACTATTTGAAAACCAATAAAGACCCCCGACTGGCGGCCGTTTCTGTGGTTTGGTTAAACAAAGTTGCCGATACCACAGCTGCGATACAAAAAGGAATGTCATCAAGCCTGAGCGCTAAACCTGCTGATGCTGTATTCGTAACTTATTCAGAACCTAATCCCAATACTATTTTACAGCTCAATAGTCCATACCTGTTACTCACCAATGCCGAAACCAACTTTTTACTGGCCGAAGCTGCCTTACGTGGCTGGTATACTACCTCCAGTGCCAGTACTTTATATGAAAACGGCATCAGTGCTTCGATGCGGCAATGGGCGCTGTTTGGGGCACAAGGGGTAATCAGCACTAATCAAATCCAAACTTACCTGAGTTATCACCGGTTAAATACCACTGCTTCGTTTAACGCACAGATGGAGCAAATCTATACGCAATTCTGGGTGGGGGTATTTCCTAATTCGCAGGAAGTATTTGCCAGTTACAGGCGTACAGGTTACCCGGCATTGGTGCCTAATAACTACGTAGGCAACGCTACAGGAGGTAAAATATTCCGGCGGATGCTTTATCCAACTACCGAGCAAAATTTAAATACAGCTAATTATAACGCAGCCATCGCACGCCAGGGTCCTGATGAATTCCTGACCCGTATGTGGTGGGATCGCCCTTAA
- a CDS encoding RidA family protein, with the protein MERRSILKKLLASAAGISLFGFAKAGVVNNDEKEVNNITTHQDVPLFSGSTKLGNMIFIAGKGAHVEPFEIKAHTEIVLQELEKELKKAGSSMEKVLKVSVFLNDIADYQGMNDVYKGRFGKNPPVRTTVAVAKGGVPGNSLVEMDCIAYI; encoded by the coding sequence ATGGAAAGAAGATCGATCTTAAAAAAACTGCTGGCTTCGGCGGCAGGTATTTCACTATTTGGCTTTGCAAAAGCCGGAGTTGTAAACAATGATGAAAAAGAAGTGAATAACATTACCACACATCAGGATGTACCCCTGTTTTCGGGCTCAACCAAACTGGGCAATATGATTTTTATAGCGGGTAAAGGTGCCCATGTGGAACCTTTCGAGATCAAGGCACACACCGAAATCGTATTGCAGGAGCTGGAGAAAGAGCTCAAAAAAGCGGGCTCATCAATGGAAAAGGTTTTAAAAGTCAGCGTTTTTCTGAATGATATTGCCGATTACCAGGGCATGAATGATGTTTACAAGGGCCGGTTTGGTAAAAATCCGCCGGTACGCACAACCGTAGCTGTTGCCAAGGGTGGTGTACCAGGAAACTCTCTGGTTGAAATGGATTGCATCGCTTACATATAA
- a CDS encoding aminotransferase class V-fold PLP-dependent enzyme has protein sequence MKRRDILKGLTILPLTSGLIGRAAALHTTPTSKPAPKRDFFKELDVTPVINAGVTMTFLSGSLMLPEVLDAINSTSHDFANMYELQDKVGGKIAEMLHVEAAMVTSGASCAIVLGTAAAITGTDQSKIKQLPNLPGARPEVIMQKTHRYLFDQAVSTTGARIVEVDGPEGMENAINSNTVMALFFNASEKKSSITHEEFVRIAKKHNIPTFIDAAADVPPVENLFKFQKIGFDLVTFSGGKMIHGPQSAGLLFGRKDLITAARLNHSPNEAPIGRPMKVNKEEMFGMYAALKAYLEKDHHKEWDDWLQRAKRIGNTLETVSTVKTEVVVNPGPANAFPSLYVSWDQTKVRTNPKDVLAALKSGTPSIVANRHDDALVIGVVLLRPDQIDVVANRVKAILQQAV, from the coding sequence ATGAAACGCAGAGATATTTTAAAAGGCCTCACTATACTCCCTTTAACCAGTGGATTGATAGGGAGAGCGGCGGCTTTACATACGACACCTACATCAAAACCTGCACCTAAACGCGATTTTTTTAAGGAACTTGATGTTACCCCGGTTATAAATGCCGGGGTAACCATGACCTTTTTATCGGGTTCGCTGATGTTGCCGGAGGTATTGGATGCTATCAATTCCACCTCGCATGATTTTGCCAACATGTATGAGCTGCAGGATAAGGTAGGAGGTAAAATAGCCGAAATGCTGCATGTAGAAGCGGCCATGGTAACTTCAGGTGCATCATGCGCTATAGTCTTAGGTACCGCAGCGGCTATAACGGGCACCGATCAATCGAAAATAAAGCAACTTCCCAATTTACCCGGAGCACGACCAGAGGTGATTATGCAGAAAACGCACCGCTACCTGTTTGACCAGGCCGTAAGTACCACAGGTGCCAGAATTGTTGAGGTTGATGGACCTGAGGGCATGGAAAACGCCATCAACAGCAACACGGTAATGGCCCTGTTCTTTAATGCCAGCGAAAAGAAAAGCAGTATTACCCATGAAGAGTTTGTACGGATCGCTAAGAAACATAACATCCCTACATTTATTGATGCTGCAGCAGACGTGCCACCGGTGGAGAATTTGTTTAAGTTTCAAAAGATAGGCTTTGATCTGGTCACCTTTTCGGGTGGTAAAATGATTCACGGGCCACAGAGCGCTGGTTTATTATTTGGCAGGAAGGATCTGATCACCGCGGCCAGACTCAACCATAGCCCCAATGAGGCACCGATAGGCAGACCCATGAAAGTGAACAAGGAGGAAATGTTTGGCATGTACGCGGCACTAAAAGCGTACCTGGAAAAAGACCATCATAAAGAATGGGACGACTGGCTGCAGCGGGCAAAGCGCATAGGTAATACGTTGGAAACAGTTTCGACGGTAAAAACCGAGGTGGTTGTAAACCCTGGTCCGGCGAATGCTTTTCCGAGCCTGTATGTAAGCTGGGATCAAACCAAAGTAAGAACCAACCCTAAGGATGTACTGGCCGCTCTAAAAAGCGGCACGCCAAGTATAGTTGCCAACAGGCATGATGACGCCTTGGTTATTGGAGTGGTGCTGTTAAGGCCCGACCAGATTGATGTAGTTGCCAATCGGGTAAAGGCTATTTTACAACAGGCGGTTTAA
- a CDS encoding amidohydrolase/deacetylase family metallohydrolase produces the protein MQKRIFLVIAAMGLAITTLQAQSYNVVIKGGHVMDPKNNIDEEMDIAVKDGKIALVAKNINPKLGLQVVDATGMYVTPGLIDIHTHNFYGTEPDHQYENGNLALPPDGFTFRNGVTTVVDAGSSGWRTFPTFKAQTIDQSQTRVLAFINIVGEGMRAGYEQNANDMDSKMAALVARRYRNIVVGFKVAHYEGHEWTPVDHAVEAGNMAGGLPVMIDFGGSNPPLSIEELFMKHLRPGDIFTHCFGQLDSREYIVDLATQKIKPFVWEARKRGIYFDVGYGGISFTFSQAIPAAKEGFFPNSISTDIHTGSMNNAMKDMLTTMSKFLNIGMDLYEVIRVSTSNPAKEIKHEELGNLSVGSDADIAILSIRKGKFGLFDYTGYKITADKKLECEMTVRAGRIVYDLNGIATPIEAPRIPNNKSLARVQ, from the coding sequence ATGCAAAAAAGAATATTCCTGGTAATAGCGGCCATGGGCCTGGCTATTACAACATTACAAGCACAGTCCTATAACGTGGTTATCAAAGGAGGCCATGTGATGGACCCTAAAAACAACATTGATGAAGAAATGGATATAGCGGTAAAAGATGGCAAAATAGCGCTGGTAGCTAAAAACATCAACCCCAAACTGGGATTGCAGGTGGTTGACGCTACCGGCATGTATGTTACGCCAGGACTCATCGATATCCACACCCACAATTTTTATGGTACGGAGCCCGATCATCAGTATGAAAACGGTAACCTGGCTTTACCGCCGGATGGTTTTACCTTTCGCAATGGTGTTACTACCGTAGTGGATGCCGGCAGTTCGGGCTGGCGAACTTTTCCAACTTTCAAGGCCCAAACTATTGATCAATCGCAAACGCGGGTATTGGCTTTTATCAATATTGTGGGCGAAGGTATGCGTGCTGGTTACGAGCAAAACGCCAACGATATGGACTCTAAAATGGCGGCGCTGGTTGCCCGCCGTTACCGGAACATTGTGGTTGGTTTTAAAGTGGCGCACTATGAAGGTCATGAATGGACACCGGTTGATCATGCCGTAGAAGCTGGCAACATGGCTGGCGGCCTGCCGGTAATGATAGATTTTGGCGGCAGTAATCCGCCATTGTCTATCGAAGAACTGTTTATGAAGCACCTGCGCCCCGGCGATATTTTTACCCACTGTTTTGGGCAGCTGGATAGCAGGGAGTATATTGTCGACCTTGCCACTCAGAAAATAAAGCCCTTTGTATGGGAGGCCCGCAAGCGCGGTATTTATTTTGATGTGGGCTATGGCGGTATCAGTTTTACCTTTTCGCAGGCTATCCCAGCAGCCAAAGAGGGCTTTTTCCCAAATTCCATCAGTACGGATATCCATACCGGCAGCATGAACAATGCCATGAAGGATATGCTCACTACGATGTCTAAATTCCTGAATATCGGGATGGATCTTTATGAAGTGATACGGGTGAGCACCTCCAATCCGGCCAAAGAAATTAAGCATGAAGAACTGGGCAACCTTTCTGTAGGCTCAGATGCCGATATTGCTATTTTAAGTATCAGGAAAGGTAAATTTGGTTTGTTTGACTATACCGGGTATAAAATTACTGCCGATAAAAAGCTGGAATGTGAAATGACCGTTAGGGCCGGTAGGATAGTATATGACCTGAACGGCATCGCTACACCGATCGAAGCTCCAAGAATACCCAATAACAAGTCACTTGCCAGAGTTCAATAA
- a CDS encoding RraA family protein, with product MRNIFKICFAVLLFYAGGARAQTISKEQLIFYTSEWKGERFEDGRPKIPDDLLERAKHIGIEEAWTVLRNEGYNNQFEGNWKLVNDDVPVIGRVVTAMFMPSRPDIEKNIKAQGAKDGRKGNTNAWPIDVLKKGDVYVADGFGKIRGGTLIGDNLGNSIFNKSGNGVIFDGSARDLQGLKSIPGFNAFVRDFDPSYLEEMVLMGLNTPIRIGHAIVLPGDLVISEKEGVLFIPAHLAEKVVATSEFIALRDDFGHAMLKSGTYSTGEIDSQWPPAIREAFLKWLDQSGSKVKMTRAQLDAFMEKRTW from the coding sequence ATGAGAAACATTTTTAAGATCTGCTTTGCTGTATTATTGTTTTACGCCGGCGGAGCGAGGGCGCAAACCATATCGAAAGAACAACTGATATTTTATACCTCTGAATGGAAAGGTGAGCGTTTTGAAGATGGCCGCCCCAAAATACCTGATGATCTGCTGGAACGGGCTAAACACATCGGTATTGAAGAAGCCTGGACCGTATTACGTAACGAAGGGTATAACAACCAATTTGAGGGTAATTGGAAATTGGTGAACGATGATGTACCCGTAATTGGCCGCGTGGTGACCGCCATGTTTATGCCCAGTAGACCTGATATCGAAAAAAATATCAAAGCACAGGGTGCAAAGGATGGCAGGAAAGGTAATACCAACGCCTGGCCAATTGATGTGCTCAAAAAAGGTGATGTATATGTAGCCGATGGCTTTGGTAAAATAAGAGGTGGCACCCTCATAGGTGATAACCTGGGTAATTCCATATTCAATAAATCGGGCAATGGGGTGATTTTTGATGGCTCTGCCCGCGATTTGCAGGGTTTGAAGAGTATTCCCGGGTTCAATGCCTTTGTTCGTGATTTTGATCCGTCCTACCTGGAAGAGATGGTATTGATGGGTTTGAATACCCCCATCAGAATAGGACATGCTATCGTATTGCCAGGTGATCTGGTTATTTCTGAAAAGGAAGGTGTGCTGTTTATTCCGGCTCATTTGGCCGAGAAAGTTGTAGCCACGTCCGAATTTATTGCCTTGCGTGACGATTTTGGACACGCCATGCTTAAATCAGGTACCTATAGTACAGGAGAAATTGACAGCCAATGGCCACCAGCCATCCGCGAAGCGTTTTTGAAATGGCTTGATCAAAGCGGGAGCAAAGTGAAAATGACGCGTGCCCAGCTGGATGCCTTTATGGAGAAAAGAACCTGGTAA
- a CDS encoding bile acid:sodium symporter family protein, whose protein sequence is MAGLSVICLLISAMLFFQENMEETGPFLIAFFVTLAISFRGFKQLKGFSYTLIIFAAVTTALYYPQHFIQIGGFKLAALITPLIQLIMFGMGTSMSIKDFAGVIKMPKGVFIGVFSHFLIMPTLGFTLAKLSGFPPEIAAGIILIGCSPNGMASNVISYLAKANLALSITITAVSTMLAPFFTPMLMKFLGGTFIHIDMYKMMWDITKMVILPIGAGILFNKYLLKRAKWLEYAMPMVSMFGIAFIIVIITAAGRTSLLNIGFMLVLLVLIHNLMGYTLGYWAGRLFKMDERDCRTMAIEVGMQNGGLASGLAKEMGKIATVGLAPAVFGPLMNITGSLLANYWHRKPILNPEVKEIKTIT, encoded by the coding sequence ATGGCAGGCTTATCGGTGATATGCCTGCTTATTTCGGCCATGCTTTTTTTTCAGGAAAACATGGAGGAAACGGGCCCTTTTCTGATCGCTTTTTTCGTAACGCTGGCCATTTCATTCCGGGGCTTTAAACAGCTCAAAGGGTTTTCTTATACGCTCATCATATTTGCGGCGGTTACTACTGCTTTATATTATCCGCAGCATTTTATACAGATAGGCGGGTTTAAGCTGGCCGCACTCATCACGCCGCTCATACAGCTTATTATGTTTGGTATGGGGACGTCTATGAGTATAAAAGACTTTGCCGGTGTTATCAAAATGCCCAAAGGAGTATTCATAGGTGTATTCAGCCATTTTTTGATCATGCCTACGCTTGGTTTTACCTTGGCTAAACTAAGCGGTTTTCCGCCCGAAATAGCGGCGGGCATTATCCTCATCGGTTGCTCGCCAAATGGTATGGCTTCTAACGTGATATCATACCTGGCAAAAGCTAATTTAGCTTTGTCAATCACTATCACTGCGGTTTCAACTATGCTGGCGCCGTTTTTTACTCCTATGCTCATGAAGTTTTTGGGCGGTACCTTTATCCATATAGATATGTATAAGATGATGTGGGATATTACCAAAATGGTGATACTGCCTATAGGCGCGGGTATTTTGTTTAATAAATACTTGCTCAAACGAGCTAAATGGCTGGAGTATGCCATGCCCATGGTGTCCATGTTCGGCATAGCTTTCATCATTGTGATCATTACTGCAGCGGGCAGGACTAGTTTGCTTAACATCGGCTTTATGTTGGTTTTGTTGGTGCTGATCCATAACCTGATGGGATATACGCTCGGTTACTGGGCTGGCCGTTTATTTAAAATGGATGAGCGCGACTGCCGTACTATGGCTATAGAGGTGGGGATGCAAAATGGTGGCCTGGCATCCGGATTAGCAAAAGAGATGGGAAAAATAGCTACCGTTGGTTTAGCCCCGGCTGTGTTTGGCCCCTTGATGAATATTACCGGCTCTTTATTGGCAAATTACTGGCACCGTAAACCAATTCTCAATCCGGAAGTTAAAGAGATAAAAACGATTACCTGA